Below is a genomic region from Penaeus vannamei isolate JL-2024 chromosome 18, ASM4276789v1, whole genome shotgun sequence.
ggttggaggctcaGTTGTTGTAGTTGGAGGTTCTGTCGTCGTTGTTATCAGAAGCTCCGTTGTTGTAGTTgttcctatcatcattactttcatcactatTTTGCACTAATTTCATCATTAGAATCTCATTACTTATTGCCATctatatcatcatttccattactattactgccagtatcatcattatctatgatcattgttaccattcctgacggttatcattatcattatcatcattatcatcattatcaccaacataacGCTTCCTCTAATCTGAAAATGCCAATTATTAACCAAAGGGAGTCTACGAATGAGTTGTCATACTGTATAAACACAGATTattcaaacagaaaataaacgatGAATAATTCCTATACCCTACGTTTTCCTTATAGGTTTCTTAAAAGCTGACTTCCTGGCTGATGACAATGTGCAGTTTGTTGATTTTCCTTATACCTTGTTCTGTCGTCGTTGTTGGAGACTCTGTGGTGGTTGTTGGAGGCTCTATCGTCGTTGTTGGAGGCTCTGTCGTCGTTGTTGGAGgctctgtcgttgttgttggaggCTCTGTCGTCGTTGTTGGAGgttctgtcgttgttgttggaggctctgtcgttgttgttggaggctctgtcgttgttgttggaggctctgtcgttgttgttggaggctctgtcgttgttgttggaggCTCTGTCGTCGTTGTTGGAGgctctgtcgttgttgttggaggctctgtcgttgttgttggaggctctgtcgttgttgttggaggctctgtcgttgttgttggaggctctgtcgttgttgttggaggctctgtcgttgttgttggaggCTCTGTCGTGGTTGTTAGAGGCTCTGTCGTCGTTGTTGGAGGCTCTGTCGTCGTTGTTGGAGgctctgtcgttgttgttggaggCTCTGTCGTCGTTGTTGGAGgctctgtcgttgttgttggaggCTCTGTCGTCGTTGTTGGAGGCTCTGTCGTCGTTGTTGGAGgctctgtcgttgttgttggaggCTCTGTCGTCGTTGTTGGAGgctctgtcgttgttgttggaggCTCTGTCGTCGTTGTTGGAGGTTCTGTCGTCGTTGTTGGAGGCTCTGTCGTAGTTGTTGGAGgctctgtcgttgttgttggaggCTCTGTCGTTGTCGTTGGAGGCTCTGTCGTCGTTGTTGGAGGCTCTGTCGTTGTTGTCGGaggttctgttgttgttgttggaggctCTGTCGTCGTTGTTGGaggttctgttgttgttgttggaggctCTGTCGTCGTTGTTGGaggttctgttgttgttgttggaggctCTGTCGTCGTTGTTGGaggttctgttgttgttgttggaggctctgtggtggTTGTTGATACTACCGAAGAAGAAATGCATTCCGTATATTGCTTTTGCGTGTTTgtttaaatgcacatacatacatgcatatatacatacatatatatatatatatatatatatatatatatatatatatatatatatatatattatatatatacacacacacacacacacacacacacacacacacacacacacacacacacacacacacacacacacacacacacatatatatatatatatatatatgtatatatatatatatatatatatgtatatatatgtgtaaatatatatgtatatatatatgtatatatatatatatatatatatatatatatatatatgtaaatatatgtataaatatgtatgtatatatatatatacatatatttatatatatgtatgtatgtatatgtatgcatatatatatatatatatatatatatatatatatatatatatatatatatatatatatgtatatatatatatatatacatatatttatatatatatacatatatatatatatacatatatacatagatatatatatatatatatatatatatatatatatatatacatatatatatatatatatatatatatatatatatagatatatatatatatatatatatatatatatatgcatgtgatatCCATATAAACGACGCAGAAGAGTACGAAGAGCATTACATTTACTTACTTGTCTCCCAAACGCAGGTGTCGACGCATCTTACTAACTCGACGCCGTTGAACCTGCGTTGAACAATTATTTTCAACGTTAATGAAAAAGTAAtacgcgtgtgaatgtgtgtctgaaAATCATTTCTTTAGTGAAAATCTTTTAAAAACTCATACATACGTTTCATTTCCAACGAAGTAAACAGTGCCGTTCAAGAAGCACTTCCCTGCCACTCCTCCTGAAAATGAAAGGCTGAttgtattgcatatatgtatgaacatacatatacatacatacatacatatatatatatatatatatatatatatatatatatatatatatatatatatatatatatatacatatatatatatatatatatatatatatatatatatatatatatatatatatatatatatatatatatatatatatatatatatatatatatatacacatatatatgtgtgtatatatatatatatatatatatatatatatatatatatatatatatatatatatatgtatatatatacacatatatatgtatatgtatatatacatatatatatatgtatatatgtatatttgtgtctgtgtgtgcgtgcatgcgtgcgtgtgtgtatgtatgtatgtatatatgcaagtcaCTGGTAAGTTCCGTACAAAAATGAATATCCTTATCTGTTAGCCAAATCCATCGATATTCGCCAGCACTGCATCGAAGGGCGTGCCCGCCCACCGCCTCCCTCCGCCGCACCAATATACTCACCGAAGGCGTAAGATGGGCTGAGTGTCGTGAAGTCTTTCAGGAGACACACGATATCCACCCGGTCTCGTCTCGCAGCGTGGTTTATGGCTTTCAGGTCTGGATAAGGTTTGTAGAAGTTAATTCGTTTGTTTTGCATGGTCAATATTCAATATTTTTGCATGGTCAATATTCAATATTTTTGTATGGTCAATGTTCAATATCTTTCCATGGCCAATATTCATTATCTTTGCATGGTCAATATTCAGTATTTTTGCATGGTCAATATTCAGTATTTTTGCATGGTCAATATTCAGTATTTTTGCGTGGTCAGTATTCAATAATCAGTATTCAAACGcactaaagcttttttttttggtaaattagacaaatcaatagataaatacataagcaaaataacacaaatcataatgataagtgatataaAACTAGCGTAGACTGAGATCATACTTTCAATTTCCTTTTAGGGAATCAATAAAAAAGGTATAAATTCAAGCATCGAAGGGGCAATGGAGGCACCACAGCAACATACCCCCGTTGGCAACCCTTTGCAACACCATCCTCGAAGGTAAATTCATATTTTGTAAGTGACCTTATTTTCCATTGGACActcaatatgaaaaagaaaatatgttctCTGCACGACTCGACTAGACTGATcgaatatatatccgtatatatatgtgtgtgtgtgtgtgtgtgtgtgtgtgtgtgtgtgtgtgtgtgtgtgtgtgtgtgtgtgtgtgtgtgtatatatatatatatatatatatatatatatatatatatatatatatatatatatgcacatgtatatattatgtatatacttacacgtgtgtgtgtgtggggagggggtatatacatggattatatatatatatatatatatatatatatatatatatatatatatatatatatatatatatatatatatatatatatatatatatatatatacacatatatatatacatacatatatatatatatatatatatatatatatatatatatatattaacatatatatatacatatatacatatatatatatatatatatatatatatatatatatatatatatatatatatatatatatatatataatatatatacatatatatatatatatacatatatatatatatgtatatatataaacagacatatatatatatgtaatgtatatatgtatatatacctataatatatatacataaatttgtacatacacacacacacacacacacacacacacacatacatgtatataaacatacatacatacatacatatatatatatatatatatatatatatatatatttatatatatatatatatatatacatatatatatacatatatatatatatatatatatatatatatatatatatatatatatatatatatatatatatatataaacacacacacatatatatacacatatatttataaacacacacacacacacacacagatatatatatatatatatatatatatatatatatatatatatatatatatatatatatacatatatatatatttatatacatatatacatatatacatatatatacatacatacacacacacacacacacacacacacacacacacacacacacacacacacacacacacacacacacacacacacacacacacacgcacacatatatatacatatatatattcgctatatattttatatatatatatatatatatatatatatgtatgtatacatatttatatgtatatacatatatacatatatatatttatatatatgtacacacatgtacatgcatacatatatataaaaacattcatatgtatatacaaacacacacacacatacacatacacacacacacacatacacaccacacacacacacacacagatatatacatatatacatatatacatatacatatgcatatatatatatatatatatatatatatatatatatatacatatatacatatatatatatacatatatatatacatatatatacatatatatatatatatatatatatatatatatatatatatatatatatatatatgtatgtatgtacatacatatatacatatataagatgtgGGTGTTTAAATCCTTCGGCACTTTTCCTTTAAGGAATGAATGGAACATGAATTGGTATGTTGAGAGATATAagcgataataaatataatttccaTTCCAAGAAAATACAGTCGGaactgtttatctttattttattttattttattctatttatttattcatttatatatcttttatcttattgttttttttttttactttcttttttgcatCATGGTAATTTATGAAAATCAACGAACGCTGAACCCTTTCTTAACTTTGGCTAAAGCTCATGTAGTGATATTTTCTGCACTTACCTTTAAAATCCATAATGTCTGCGTCGGCCCCGCCTTGCAGCAAAGCACGCACTGTATCAGTTTGATTGGCCATTGCAGCCAATATAAGGGCAGTCCTCactgaagggaaagaaagggtttagatgtatatacttatgaaaaaaaatgcaaataaagaaaaaatagtccATGTATAAAAGTAAAACCGAACATATGAACGGTGGGATAATGTGGATCTATACCTTAAAAGGAATTATCCGACTACATTCAGAATGTCAGTAGACTAAAATAGCTACTGCACTTTACTGTAGAGAGTACAGGTGGCATGGGAAGTATTCTGGTATATATAATACAATGTGACTATCTGAAGTGTCTGTAGGGTGTTTCAGTAAGACATCGGTATaacccacacaaatacaaatgcagTATCGTTTACACACATTTTCAATGAAAATCACTAGGTGAAATGAACAACTCTTAAAGAGCTTGAATCGTCAATTTTTTAAATTACATTCCTCTCGTaaaattatttgatttattgtCATAAACCTATGCATACagttatctatttgttttcaGTACATCCTAATGTAAATTATTTAAAATCAACAAAGGTACATTTATTCGGATGCTTAGAGTGAAGTTTGGTATGGAATAAATTCACTCGATATATGACTACTTTGTAATCATCAAACTGTCCTCAGTGCGCCTTAGCTACAGTCCTTTACACGTCATACGAATCAATACCTACCTTAACTGTATTCTTTCGGTGAACCAAAGCCTAGTCGaacttatatagatgtatatcggACACAAAAGCACACTAACTTAGCACACACAGCTCTTCAATACTCACAGAACCCTTGCAACCCTTATTAATACTCGCAGTATATATTCAACTCTGAAGCAATACTCACAATGCACACACAGCCTTGCGATAATACTCACGTTACAAATTAAGCACTGTAACAATACTCACGGTACACACAGCTCACATACAATCCCAAAACAATGCTCACAACAGTTATACACATTCACACCTTTACCCACCGCTTTACTCATACTTACAGTCTTTATCCTGTATATCGAGAGAGGCGCCGCCACTGATAAGGAGATCGACCACTTGAGAATGACCGCTTCTTGCCGCAAACATTACGGCCGTCCTCCCTGCGGTTGATCAGGTTTAAATAGGATTAAATAGCATGATCAGGATTAAATAGGATTAAATAGCATGATCAGGATTAAATAGGATTAAATAGCATAATCAGGATTAAATAGGATTAAATGGCATGATCAGGATTAAATGGCATGATCAGAATTAAATGGCATGATCAGGGTTAAATAGGATTAAATAGCATTATCAGGATTAAATAAGATTGAATAGCATGATCAGGATTAAAAAGCATAAccttttttgtatgattttaatTGTGAGTTAACCTGTTCAGTACTTTTGTTGTGTTTAAAAGACCGTTTCGACCGATTAAAATTTTGCTGTGTAGCTTAGATTGTACAGTGACGGACAAAAGTATTTTGTTGAatcgaagcttcgaatctgtttcACCCTGTACAAAAGATGTGGTATTAGGCTGATGTTCGAAAAGTAATTCGAAGCAAGTTTTAGGGTTTTGACCGTGACTGAGGCCATGGAAATCTAAGAATAGGAATGGTAATACTTAGGGAGTATAGACTATAGaatggtctaaaaccctataaaagaataaagaagaatggcAATGCTGATGGTTCTCCGTACAGCATGATAAGGGTGTTGGTGTTCTTAACAGCATGTATTTTTGACGATGATGATTCATAATGGAGGTTGTCATGTAATTATACTGCCCAGGATCAATTTACCATAGATAATATTGACTGATGACGTCAGAATTCGTTGCACGCATGCGCACACCTATCAAGTCCCATAGTCATAAAGAATATATACGGGATTTATCACACGGAAAAGCAGAAGAAATGCTCAGTGGTTTCAGGGCGAATAAGCAGTCTGTTCTTGATAGAAGAAGGTAATATTTACTTCCCACGTCAATTTTCTTGTAAATGGAAAGTTTTTACCTTTCACTATACTTTCGCTGACAGATGCAAAATATCGTCATCTGGCAGGATTGAGTATAAATAACACAttgcaaataacaaataacatttgAACACTGTGCTTGTACCACCTCTTGTTCTCGTCCACAGCTGTTTTACGTATTTCACAATGAACTCTAAGATCGGGAAGTGTTTATTAGACACTGTTACAGCCGCATCGTATAGGCTTGCAAATTCGTGCACTTGAAATGAATTCATATATTCTTCTAAGTACATCTTTTAAGAAACTTATTCCATTACATGCATAcacttttattcatttacacacgaACTTCCTTGTTCGACTCACATTTAACGATAGCTTTATAATTCATCTTTCACATTTAACGATAGCGTTATAATGCATATTTCACATTTAACGATAGCTTTATACTTCATCTTTCATAACCACTATTAGCTTATCAGTGTTCATTACAATCTAGACGATGANNNNNNNNNNNNNNNNNNNNNNNNNNNNNNNNNNNNNNNNNNNNNNNNNNNNNNNNNNNNNNNNNNNNNNNNNNNNNNNNNNNNNNNNNNNNNNNNNNNNNNNNNNNNNNNNNNNNNNNNNNNNNNNNNNNNNNNNNNNNNNNNNNNNNNNNNNNNNNNNNNNNNNNNNNNNNNNNNNNNNNNNNNNNNNNNNNNNNNNNNNNNNNNNNNNNNNNNNNNNNNNNNNNNNNNNNNNNNNNNNNNNNNNNNNNNNNNNNNNNNNNNNNNNNNNNNNNNNNNNNNNNNNNNNNNNNNNNNNNNNNNNNNNNNNNNNNNNNNNNNNNNNNNNNNNNNNNNNNNNNNNNNNNNNNNNNNNNNNNNNNNNNNNNNNNNNNNNNNNNNNNNNNNNNNNNNNNNNNNNNNNNNNNNNNNNNNNNNNNNNNNNNNNNNNNNNNNNNNNNNNNNNNNNNNNNNNNNNNNNNNNNNNNNNNNNNNNNNNNNNNNNNNNNNNNNNNNNNNNNacacacacacacacccacccacacgcacccacacacccacacccacacccacacacacacacacacacccacacacacacacacacacacacacacacacacacacacacacacacacacacacacacacacacacacacacacacacacacacacacatacacacacacacacacacacatatatatatatatatatatatatatatatatatatatatatatatatatatatacatgctaataaaatatatatatatatatatatatatatatatatatatatatatacatatatatacatatatatatatatatatatatatatatatatatatatatatatatatgtgtgtgtgtgtgtgtgtgtatgtgtgtgtgtgtgtgtgtgtgtgtgtgtgtgtgtgtgtgtgtgtgtgtgtgtgtgtgtgtgtgtgtgtgtgtgtgtgtgtgtgtgtgtgtgtgtgtgtgtgtgtgtgtgtgtgtgtgtgtatgtatgtatgtatat
It encodes:
- the LOC113812284 gene encoding probable serine/threonine-protein kinase clkA — translated: MFAARSGHSQVVDLLISGGASLDIQDKDLRTALILAAMANQTDTVRALLQGGADADIMDFKDLKAINHAARRDRVDIVCLLKDFTTLSPSYAFGGVAGKCFLNGTVYFVGNETFNGVELVRCVDTCVWETISTTTTEPPTTTTEPPTTTTEPPTTTTEPPTTTTEPPTTTTEPPTTTTEASNNDDRASNDNDRASNNNDRASNNYDRASNNDDRTSNNDDRASNNNDRASNNDDRASNNNDRASNNDDRASNNDDRASNNNDRASNNDDRASNNNDRASNNDDRASNNDDRASNNHDRASNNNDRASNNNDRASNNNDRASNNNDRASNNNDRASNNNDRASNNDDRASNNNDRASNNNDRASNNNDRASNNNDRASNNNDRTSNNDDRASNNNDRASNNDDRASNNDDRASNNHHRVSNNDDRTRYKENQQTAHCHQPGSQLLRNL